A window of the Microtus pennsylvanicus isolate mMicPen1 chromosome 4, mMicPen1.hap1, whole genome shotgun sequence genome harbors these coding sequences:
- the LOC142849052 gene encoding prolactin-8A9-like — MKRALCHRPSSASADGWTARLEARTESETNREKHNRGRMIVRASGPRRFLWQLSLCTHEISTFRVSKQDPAGTLLLLLVSSLLVWEKAASVPECYTKVGGCWDPLVETFNSAIKRAETIRDVAEQMHQEFLELVSKRHQAAVSARLNCHSNATVHPDLGAEPTNIKTKKFLKSLIHYMGAWRRPLYHLVIELKAMQNVPESVISKANTIEENNRELLDDLRWILTKVFPTAKIREKDPVWEYLSSIKSNEKQYKFLAMFNLSYCLRTDILHTVRHLRTLKCRITEKDC; from the exons ATGAAGCGAGCACTGTGCCATCGCCCTTCATCTGCAAGTGCTGACGGATGGACTGCTCGGCTAGAGGCAAGGACAGAGAGTGAAACAAACCGAGAAAAGCAC AATAGGGGCAGAAtgattgtaagagctagtggacCACGACGTTTTCTGTGGCAACTGAGTCTTTGcactcatgaaatctcaacatTCCGGGTCTCTAAACAAGACCCAG CAGGGACACTCTTACTGCTGTTGGTGTCGAGCCTACTGGTATGGGAGAAAGCTGCATCAGTTCCCGAGTGTTACACAAAAGTGGGGGGCTGCTGGGACCCACTTGTGGAAACCTTTAACAGTGCCATCAAACGGGCAGAAACCATCCGGGATGTGGCTGAGCAAATGCATCAAGAGTTT CTTGAACTAGTGTCGAAGAGGCACCAAGCTGCTGTCAGTGCCAGACTAAACTGCCATTCTAATGCCACAGTCCATCCAGATCTGGGAGCTGAACCCACAAATATCAAG ACCAAAAAATTTTTGAAATCATTGATCCATTATATGGGTGCCTGGCGCAGGCCTCTATACCATCTCGTGATTGAACTGAAAGCCATGCAAAATGTCCCAGAAAGTGTAATTTCAAAAGCCAATACTATTGAAGAGAATAACAGAGAACTCCTGGATGACCTTAGGTGGATACTCACCAAG gTATTTCCTACAGCAAAGATAAGGGAAAAAGATCCTGTCTGGGAATATCTTTCATCCATAAAATCAAATGAGAAACAATATAAATTTTTGGCAATGTTTAACCTTTCCTACTGCCTACGGACAGATATATTACACACTGTACGTCATCTGAGAACATTGAAGTGTCGAATAACTGAGAAAGACTGCTAA